In Leisingera methylohalidivorans DSM 14336, a single genomic region encodes these proteins:
- a CDS encoding ornithine cyclodeaminase, translating into MTQPSEKALVPFVSVDNMMRLVHHIGIEQILRDLAGYVEDDFKRWELFDKTPRVASHSDVGVIELMPTSDGEAYGFKYVNGHPKNTSEGLQTVTAFGLLADVYTGYPVLLTEMTMLTALRTAATSAMAAKYLAPKGSTTMAMIGNGAQSEFQTLAMKAIIGLKSVRLYDKDTAATAKCARNLEGLGVEVVSCKTPEEAIEGAQILTTCTADKQNATILTDNMVGSGVHINAIGGDCPGKTELAAGILSRSDVFVEYPPQTRIEGEIQQMPEDFSVTELWEVISGQKQGRTGDRQITLFDSVGFAIEDFSALRYIRDRIKGTDYFIELDMLADPDDPRDLFGMLQRAKS; encoded by the coding sequence ATGACACAGCCTTCAGAAAAAGCATTGGTGCCTTTTGTCAGTGTCGACAATATGATGCGCCTCGTTCATCACATCGGCATCGAACAGATCCTGCGGGATCTTGCGGGCTATGTCGAAGACGACTTCAAACGCTGGGAACTGTTCGACAAGACCCCGCGTGTTGCCAGCCATTCTGATGTCGGTGTGATTGAGCTGATGCCAACCTCGGATGGCGAGGCTTATGGTTTCAAATACGTGAACGGTCATCCAAAGAACACATCCGAAGGCCTGCAAACTGTTACCGCCTTCGGCCTGCTGGCAGATGTCTACACCGGATACCCGGTGCTGCTGACCGAGATGACCATGCTGACCGCTCTCCGTACCGCGGCAACCTCAGCAATGGCGGCCAAGTATCTGGCGCCTAAAGGCTCAACCACGATGGCGATGATCGGCAACGGCGCCCAGTCGGAGTTTCAGACACTGGCGATGAAGGCGATTATCGGCCTGAAATCCGTGCGTCTTTATGACAAAGACACCGCTGCAACCGCGAAATGTGCTCGAAACCTGGAGGGCTTGGGCGTTGAGGTTGTGTCCTGCAAAACTCCGGAAGAAGCCATTGAAGGCGCCCAGATCCTCACAACCTGCACTGCGGACAAGCAAAACGCCACCATCCTGACCGACAACATGGTCGGTAGCGGTGTGCATATCAACGCGATTGGCGGCGACTGCCCGGGCAAGACGGAATTGGCAGCCGGCATCCTCAGCCGCTCTGACGTCTTTGTCGAATACCCGCCGCAAACCCGCATCGAAGGCGAAATCCAGCAGATGCCGGAAGACTTTTCCGTTACTGAACTGTGGGAAGTGATTTCGGGCCAGAAACAGGGCCGCACCGGCGACCGGCAGATCACCCTGTTCGACAGCGTCGGCTTTGCCATCGAGGATTTTTCTGCCCTGCGCTACATCCGAGACCGCATCAAAGGCACTGACTATTTCATCGAGCTGGACATGCTCGCAGATCCGGACGATCCGCGCGATCTGTTTGGCATGCTCCAGCGCGCGAAAAGCTGA
- the ctlX gene encoding citrulline utilization hydrolase CtlX: protein MTSLQAPAAVVMVRPHQFRSNPETQGDNAFQILANGSSGTISAQALAEFDSAVETLRGAGVLVHVFDDMSEDTPDSVFPNNWFSTHAGGHVAVYPMFAGNRRKERRWDVIELLKRNYRVQDVIDYSGLEQDGLSLEGTGAMVLDHIGRIAYTVKSNRADPVLLERFCTHFNFEPMVFEAKDAAGRDIYHTNVLMGIGTEYALICLDMIVDPCRRADVAERLEETGRRVIDLTREQIADFAGNALELTGDKRILALSAKALDALRPDQIAEIEQSAEPLPLTIPTIETAGGSVRCMLAGIHLSPRERTSA, encoded by the coding sequence GTGACCAGCCTGCAAGCCCCCGCTGCGGTGGTCATGGTCCGGCCGCACCAGTTCCGCTCAAATCCGGAAACGCAGGGCGACAACGCCTTTCAAATACTGGCAAACGGTTCAAGCGGAACAATCTCGGCACAGGCACTGGCTGAGTTCGACAGTGCGGTGGAAACACTGCGGGGCGCAGGTGTATTGGTGCATGTGTTCGACGACATGTCGGAAGATACCCCGGACAGCGTGTTTCCGAACAATTGGTTTTCCACTCATGCCGGCGGGCATGTCGCAGTTTATCCGATGTTCGCGGGCAACCGGCGCAAGGAACGGCGCTGGGATGTGATCGAACTGCTGAAACGGAACTACCGGGTTCAGGATGTGATCGATTACTCCGGTCTGGAACAGGACGGGCTGTCACTGGAAGGCACCGGCGCCATGGTGCTCGATCACATTGGCCGCATTGCCTATACGGTGAAATCCAATCGCGCCGACCCGGTCCTGCTGGAACGTTTCTGCACGCATTTCAATTTTGAACCCATGGTCTTCGAAGCCAAAGATGCCGCAGGGCGCGATATCTATCACACCAATGTTCTGATGGGAATCGGCACCGAATACGCGCTGATCTGCTTGGATATGATCGTCGATCCATGCCGCCGTGCAGACGTCGCTGAGCGGCTGGAAGAGACTGGCCGCCGGGTGATTGATCTGACCCGGGAACAGATCGCTGATTTCGCCGGAAACGCGCTGGAGCTTACTGGCGATAAACGCATTCTTGCACTTTCGGCCAAGGCGCTGGACGCACTGCGTCCGGACCAGATTGCAGAAATCGAGCAAAGCGCCGAGCCGCTGCCCTTGACCATTCCCACCATCGAAACCGCAGGCGGGTCGGTGCGCTGCATGCTGGCAGGTATCCACCTCAGCCCCCGTGAAAGGACTTCCGCATGA
- the rocF gene encoding arginase, translating into MTSQHCILIGAPVDSGKRRAGCLMGPDAFRTAGLAAALESLGHTVEDLGNLTPAPYAPDSNDGLVFARNETIGWTSRLAQAAEGALEGGLPVFLGGDHSLSLGSVAGAANYAAKAGRPLFVLWLDAHTDFHTPDTSDSGNLHGTPVGYFTGRNGFEGFPEVANPVPQENVCMIGLRSVDAQERLALEGSSIRTHDMRHIDENGIAGPLNRFLEQVAQANGMLHVSLDVDFLDPSVAPAVGTTVPGGATVREAHLVCEILHDSGLMTSLDLVELNPFLDERGRTAHLMVDLCASALGRRVFDRPTRSYQ; encoded by the coding sequence GTGACTTCACAACATTGCATCCTAATTGGCGCGCCGGTGGACAGTGGTAAACGCCGGGCCGGCTGCCTGATGGGGCCCGACGCATTCCGGACTGCCGGGCTAGCCGCCGCGCTGGAAAGTCTTGGGCATACGGTTGAGGACTTGGGAAACCTGACACCAGCCCCCTATGCGCCCGATAGCAACGACGGGCTGGTTTTTGCCCGCAATGAGACCATCGGCTGGACTTCGCGCCTGGCACAGGCAGCTGAAGGTGCTCTGGAGGGCGGCCTTCCCGTTTTCCTGGGCGGGGATCACTCGCTCTCGCTCGGCTCCGTCGCCGGTGCTGCGAATTATGCTGCCAAGGCCGGCCGCCCGCTGTTTGTTCTGTGGCTGGACGCGCATACCGATTTCCACACGCCGGATACGTCGGACAGTGGTAACCTGCATGGCACGCCAGTTGGATATTTCACAGGCCGTAACGGGTTCGAGGGCTTTCCTGAAGTTGCCAACCCGGTGCCGCAGGAGAACGTCTGCATGATCGGATTGCGATCTGTCGACGCCCAGGAGCGGCTTGCCCTGGAGGGCAGCTCGATCCGCACCCATGACATGCGCCATATCGATGAAAACGGTATCGCCGGCCCTTTGAACCGGTTCCTGGAACAAGTCGCCCAGGCCAACGGCATGCTGCATGTCTCGCTGGACGTGGATTTCCTGGACCCCTCTGTCGCCCCGGCAGTTGGCACCACGGTTCCGGGCGGCGCCACAGTCCGCGAAGCGCATCTGGTTTGCGAAATCCTGCATGACTCCGGGCTGATGACCTCATTGGATTTGGTTGAACTGAACCCGTTTCTGGATGAAAGGGGCCGCACAGCGCATTTGATGGTGGATCTCTGTGCCTCGGCTTTGGGCCGCCGCGTCTTTGACCGCCCGACACGGAGCTATCAGTGA
- a CDS encoding Lrp/AsnC family transcriptional regulator, with protein sequence MDKTDERLVSALRHNARASLSDLALELNLSRTTVRARIERLQARGDILGFTVVLKEDVLRDPVRGLMLIGIEGRGTNRITRQLQGLPEVRAIHTTNGRWDLIVELGTETLETLDTALAKIRTFEGIVSSETNLLLATKKDS encoded by the coding sequence ATGGACAAAACGGATGAGCGGCTGGTGTCAGCGCTTCGGCATAACGCGCGGGCGTCGCTGTCGGATCTGGCACTTGAGCTGAACCTGTCGCGCACCACGGTGCGGGCCCGGATTGAGCGGTTGCAGGCGCGTGGTGATATTCTGGGGTTTACCGTGGTGCTGAAAGAAGACGTGCTGCGGGATCCGGTCCGTGGATTGATGCTGATCGGGATCGAAGGCCGTGGCACCAACCGGATCACCCGGCAGCTGCAGGGCCTTCCCGAAGTCCGGGCAATTCATACCACCAATGGACGCTGGGATTTGATTGTGGAGCTTGGCACCGAAACACTGGAAACCTTAGACACAGCTTTGGCAAAGATCCGAACCTTCGAGGGGATTGTGAGCAGCGAGACGAACCTGCTGCTGGCGACAAAAAAAGATAGCTGA